One genomic segment of Sebastes fasciatus isolate fSebFas1 chromosome 17, fSebFas1.pri, whole genome shotgun sequence includes these proteins:
- the igldcp gene encoding galectin 17: MKTVSKRQWFFIHLQCFLVGSLVESSPLSSTTHFLSVTSRVGNQAVLPCSWKQRLGAAAPPACHIQWTTPADTVFEQRGEEKWQAEEFEGRVEVPEEKLGSGDCSLIITDVQIGDTGRYESFMVVDGVRSTKTRVFIQSVKLSVFDHKSLQSRGPGGDLVLDLYTRHSMRVVFQGRNSSEWSDVWMRGDKNSERLQKHLLNEQLAIKMLKSSDEGTYKVLDQNGLAVSTVQLSVEDSTALKVQQALENQVPTDDAAKSSCSALLIFSVLSFQILHLL, translated from the exons agtcctctcccctctcctccaccacccACTTCTTGTCCGTCACCTCCAGGGTGGGGAACCAGGCGGTCCTTCCCTGCAGCTGGAAGCAGCGCCTGGGGGCGGCGGCCCCGCCGGCCTGCCACATCCAGTGGACGACCCCGGCCGACACCGTGTTCGAGCAGCGTGGCGAGGAAAAGTGGCAGGCGGAGGAGTTCGAGGGGCGGGTGGAGGTTCCCGAGGAGAAGCTGGGGTCCGGGGACTGTTCTCTGATCATCACTGACGTTCAGATCGGAGACACGGGGAGATACGAGAGCTTCATGGTGGTGGACGGAGTGAGGTCAACCAAAACCAGGGTCTTCATTCAGAGCGTCAAGCTGTCGGTGTTTG ACCACAAATCCCTTCAGTCTCGAGGTCCAGGTGGGGACTTAGTCCTGGATCTGTACACCCGTCACTCTATGAGAGTGGTCTTCCAGGGCAG GAATAGCTCCGAGTGGTCCGACGTGTGGATGAGGGGGGATAAAAACAGCGAGCGTCTCCAGAAACATCTGCTGAACGAGCAGCTGGCGATAAAGATGTTAAAGAGCTCGGACGAAGGAACGTACAAAGTTCTGGATCAGAACGGCCTCGCCGTCAGCACCGTGCAGCTCTCCGTGGAGG ACTCCACAGCTCTCAAAGTCCAGCAGGCTCTGGAGAACCAAGTACCGACAG ATGACGCTGCCAAAAGCAGCTGTTCGGCTCTTCTCATCTTCTCTGTTCTGAGTTTCCAAATCCTTCATCTCCTCTGA